From the genome of Pseudomonas sp. Teo4, one region includes:
- the argC gene encoding N-acetyl-gamma-glutamyl-phosphate reductase — translation MHTPLVFIDGDQGTTGLQIHARLQGRNDLRLLTLADADRKHPQRRAEAINSADIALLCLPDDAAREAVAALHNPAVRVIDASSAHRTTPGWVYGLPELDEQQAERIAHAKRVSNPGCYPTGAIALLHPLIKAGLLPADYPLSIHAISGYSGGGRAAVERHEQPSTETTPTLQLYGLELAHKHVPEIQQHAGLSQRPMFLPGYGAYRQGIVLSIPLQLRLLPGQVCAQQLQACLEQHYQGARHVQVMPLHQQGPASPLDPEALNDSNDLRLALYANPEHGQVLLTAVFDNLGKGASGAAVQNLDLMLAALQA, via the coding sequence ATGCACACGCCTCTTGTTTTCATCGACGGCGACCAAGGCACCACCGGCCTGCAAATCCACGCCCGCCTGCAAGGCCGCAATGACCTGCGCCTGCTCACCCTCGCCGACGCCGACCGCAAGCACCCGCAACGCCGCGCCGAGGCCATCAACAGCGCCGACATTGCCCTGCTCTGCCTGCCCGACGACGCCGCCCGCGAAGCAGTAGCGGCCTTGCACAACCCGGCCGTGCGGGTGATCGACGCAAGTTCCGCTCACCGCACCACACCGGGCTGGGTCTATGGTTTGCCAGAGCTGGACGAACAGCAGGCCGAGCGCATTGCCCATGCCAAGCGGGTCAGCAACCCGGGTTGCTACCCGACAGGCGCCATTGCCCTGCTGCATCCACTGATCAAGGCCGGGCTGCTGCCAGCCGATTACCCACTGAGCATTCATGCCATTTCCGGGTATTCCGGTGGTGGCCGAGCGGCGGTCGAACGGCATGAGCAGCCGTCGACAGAAACCACCCCAACCCTGCAACTCTATGGACTGGAGCTGGCGCACAAGCACGTACCGGAAATCCAGCAACATGCCGGACTGTCGCAACGGCCGATGTTCCTGCCGGGTTACGGTGCCTACCGCCAGGGCATTGTGCTGAGCATTCCGCTGCAACTGCGCCTGCTGCCGGGCCAAGTCTGTGCCCAACAGCTGCAAGCATGCCTGGAGCAGCACTACCAGGGCGCGCGACATGTGCAGGTGATGCCACTGCACCAGCAAGGCCCGGCCAGCCCGCTCGACCCTGAAGCCCTGAACGACAGCAACGACCTGCGCCTGGCGCTCTATGCCAACCCCGAGCACGGCCAGGTGCTGCTGACGGCAGTGTTCGACAACCTGGGCAAAGGCGCATCGGGAGCGGCCGTACAGAACCTCGACCTGATGCTGGCGGCACTGCAGGCCTGA
- a CDS encoding LysR family transcriptional regulator, translated as MREISLDRLRTLVVISDLGSFAEAARQLNLAPPTISLHVAELEARVGAPLLTRNRNQVRPTAIGETLLARARRLLADADLALDEVQRQVEGLTGRVRLGASTGAIAHLLPRALEHLRQVHPGVDVQVQVLTSQASLARLRDGTLEIGLVALPQVAGKGLKVTPWRRDPIMAYIPADWQPPTKVTPAWLGQRALILNDSSTQLSRVTSEWFAAAGLYPVPRIELNYNDAIKSLVGAGYGATLLPQEGEAAELDPRIARRPLRPGLWRQLGIACREGELERATGYVLDALERLRQ; from the coding sequence ATGCGCGAAATCAGCCTGGATCGCCTGCGCACCCTGGTGGTGATATCCGACTTGGGGTCGTTCGCCGAGGCGGCTCGGCAGCTCAACCTGGCACCCCCGACCATCAGCCTGCACGTGGCCGAGCTGGAGGCGCGGGTCGGTGCCCCGTTGCTGACCCGCAATCGCAATCAGGTTCGGCCCACCGCCATCGGTGAAACGCTGCTGGCCCGTGCCCGCCGTCTGCTGGCCGACGCGGACCTGGCTCTGGACGAGGTGCAGCGGCAGGTCGAAGGCCTGACGGGGCGCGTACGCTTGGGGGCTTCGACCGGTGCCATCGCCCACCTGCTGCCCCGGGCGCTGGAACACCTGCGCCAGGTGCATCCGGGAGTCGATGTGCAGGTTCAGGTGCTGACTTCCCAGGCGTCACTGGCGCGGTTGCGTGACGGCACACTGGAGATAGGCCTGGTGGCATTGCCGCAAGTGGCGGGCAAGGGGCTCAAAGTGACACCTTGGCGGCGCGACCCGATCATGGCTTACATACCGGCCGACTGGCAGCCACCGACCAAGGTCACGCCGGCATGGCTTGGGCAGCGCGCCTTGATCCTCAATGACAGCAGCACCCAGCTGTCGCGGGTGACTTCCGAGTGGTTCGCAGCGGCGGGGTTGTACCCGGTGCCACGCATCGAGCTGAACTACAACGATGCGATCAAGAGCCTGGTGGGGGCGGGGTATGGCGCGACCCTGCTGCCCCAGGAGGGCGAGGCCGCGGAGCTTGACCCGCGAATTGCCCGGCGCCCTTTGCGGCCGGGGTTGTGGCGGCAGTTGGGTATTGC
- a CDS encoding GNAT family N-acetyltransferase gives MFILSRLDSVPPESFQNQIRQLVIDNVGDLSSVAIRVENPLYPLYQYGVGMEVHQYLQALDGTRGLRVTLTLALDADAPDQLLGFALSLPAQDNDQACALAFLAILPSHRRQGIARALLTDLQSRYACVELNAFAAQVPWFENMGMQVVAASGPQVLMSSTGHASQALIGRLDIAPIYQTAEVHQIHTYLLNQQGEDAMIEAEQQRDEWLDELTVQAEGCVKQRKNVH, from the coding sequence ATGTTCATCCTGAGCCGCCTCGACAGCGTGCCGCCCGAGTCCTTCCAGAACCAGATCCGCCAACTGGTGATCGACAACGTCGGCGACTTGAGCAGTGTCGCCATCCGCGTCGAGAACCCGTTGTACCCGCTGTACCAGTACGGCGTTGGCATGGAGGTGCACCAATACCTGCAAGCCCTGGACGGCACCCGCGGTCTGCGGGTGACGCTGACCCTGGCACTGGACGCCGACGCACCGGACCAACTGCTCGGATTCGCCCTGTCATTACCGGCCCAGGACAACGACCAGGCCTGCGCCCTGGCATTTCTCGCCATACTGCCCAGCCACCGCCGCCAGGGCATCGCCCGCGCCCTGCTGACGGACTTGCAGTCGCGCTATGCCTGCGTCGAACTGAATGCGTTTGCCGCCCAGGTACCCTGGTTCGAAAACATGGGGATGCAGGTGGTGGCCGCCAGCGGACCGCAGGTACTGATGAGCAGCACCGGCCACGCCAGCCAAGCGCTGATCGGCCGGCTGGATATCGCACCGATCTACCAGACTGCAGAAGTGCACCAGATTCATACCTACCTGCTCAACCAGCAAGGCGAAGACGCCATGATCGAGGCTGAGCAGCAGCGCGATGAATGGCTGGATGAGCTGACGGTGCAGGCCGAAGGGTGCGTAAAACAGCGCAAGAACGTGCATTGA
- the sodC gene encoding superoxide dismutase [Cu-Zn] SodC translates to MKAVVFILLLASTGLVKAAQTVELKQAGPNGPGESIGTVDIQQNQYGTLLTPNLRGLAPGIHGFHLHQRPSCESVAENGKQVPAGGAGGHWDPDSTGAHRGPYADSGHRGDLPALYVAADGTATYPVLAPRLRAEDFTGHALMVHAGGDNHRDHPAMLGGGGARVACGVVR, encoded by the coding sequence ATGAAGGCAGTGGTATTCATTTTGTTGTTGGCCAGCACTGGCCTCGTCAAGGCTGCACAGACTGTGGAACTCAAGCAGGCGGGGCCAAACGGCCCAGGCGAGTCGATCGGCACCGTCGATATTCAACAGAACCAATACGGTACGCTGCTGACCCCAAATCTGCGGGGGCTTGCACCGGGCATCCACGGTTTCCACCTGCATCAACGGCCATCGTGCGAGTCGGTTGCAGAAAACGGTAAACAGGTGCCAGCCGGTGGGGCGGGCGGGCATTGGGACCCAGATTCGACCGGCGCCCACCGCGGGCCCTACGCTGACAGTGGGCATCGGGGTGATTTGCCGGCCCTGTATGTCGCTGCAGACGGCACCGCCACTTATCCGGTATTGGCACCACGCCTGAGGGCAGAAGACTTCACAGGGCATGCGCTGATGGTGCATGCCGGTGGCGACAACCATCGCGATCATCCAGCGATGCTCGGCGGCGGTGGTGCGCGCGTTGCGTGTGGAGTGGTGCGGTAA